The window TATAAATATAtcttattgttaaaaaaaatgcatttagATGTACTGAAACAGGCACTGCCTCACTGTTGAATCATCAATCCGCCCACGAtaattccaattatttttgaaaattttgtggtGCGGATGCGTAAACAAGATTACTAAGCATTTTAGTGAATCATCACATTTGTGAATGTTGTTGTGTAAAAGCGGATACTACTAAGTTTAAGTGAGTACGGTTTAATCTCAATTGTGAATCTCTTTGGGTCTCTATTTTTGCTCCAACGTGGATTGATTAATTGTAAGTGTAATGATATATGTACTTATGCGGTTGACCCGCAGACTCGCTACAAAACACCCACATTGCTTGGGTAGAAACACAGACAATAATattaagtgaataaaaatatcaatgatATACGTGGAGATTAATTGTGTTATTCGCTTGAACCTTTATCCTTATTTTATTTAGAGTGGATAACTGTTAATCTTGGAAGCAATCAGTTGAGGAGATGGAAAACCCAACAATTCAGTAAAGAAGTGGTAAAACAAGATAAGTGGCTTTTGGCTGTTGACCAGTTTTTTaagaatatctcggaatctagggcagataggaaaatttttattataatctTTTTGATGGACTGAATGGATAACTACAACAAATCAAAATTCCAGTAGCTCTTTTAGATTTAGAGACATGGCTCAAAAATTCGGCTGAGGCAAGTCAATGTATCTGGTTTTATCATTTCGCCACTGAATTCGCTggtgaattttatgaaaattgtggGAATCGTGGGAATAAATTACGGTCagatacttttttttaaaagCGACGGAGATTCTTCGTGAATATTCtaggattttttgaatttccgaATAATGATTTAGATCAACTGTTCAATAGATTCAGGTGATATGGgcgatttcattttttaatcaaaattctATAAGATATGAATAATAGGATGAAAATtgtattgcaataattaactatctATGTTTaaaatgttgtttttttttatgttctcGTGAGAGCCAGAAAAATAAGTTCTAAATTGTCCCAAATGACTATTTCGCCGATCAATTCCCCGGatagtaaatattttactttctgtttcattccattcattcgaacgacattttttcaacaagttTTCTATTAACAATTCGATGACGATGAGTTTGAAGGCTGAcgattgataatttaatttattttttcaaagttatATTCAGTGGATTGTGGCATTTTCAGAGGAGCCTAATCAGGCTTCAATTATGACCATAGCATTGCTGTTGAGGATGAATATATTGTAGAGAAACGTAAATGGAATCCGTTAatgatttctcatttttataacTTTCTGATTTTCTAGAGGAAAGAACTTCCATGAATTCTTTAACACTCGAAATTACTGGAGAACTTTACTGAAGATCATACCTAACGTGATCATGTTCTAGACAAATGTAATTAACATAATCCAAACCTCACCTGAATTGCCTAGAAATAACTTGACCGAAGAAATGCGctattgtaaaaataaatcattctctgaactaaatgaatatttggcaaaaacacttttttatcaCTACACAGGAACTCTTTCCTTCCCTCCCCAATATGTCATAAATTATACcagaaatatttcatgtatTTCATCTCCCTTGTAATTAACAAACCAGAGTTGTACCTAGAACTGAATTTCCATATCTAAATAAAAACttcaagaatttcaattaaatatgcTTTACTGACATTAACCTGACAATGTAATCTCTCCCTTCTCCCATTGGTCTTAAATTACCAGGGTCTGAGCTCCTGTTTGATAATTTTAACCGGCACCGTGGGTTTCCTGATGCAGTCAAGGTTAGTGTTGAATTCAGGATGGGTGAGTATTAACGGCTGGACATGGATTTCCTCGCCATCAGGGTCGTAATGCTTGATCGGACGAGGTGGTTTAATTTTCCTACCAAAACGGCCAGTCTTCCTCTGCCAGAGACCACTCCTGGGTCGATTACCCAGCTCTCTGTTCTTCTGGGCGCTACCAATCGGCGTCTCTCCATGCAGAATATTGGATACTCGTCCCACACAAGCCAGACACGACTGGTGAAGACTGAAGAGTCTCTTGCTAGGCATCTGGACAATGATACGATCAGGTCCATCTTTCCGGATGATGGTGCCTGCTGTGCCAGCAGCATTGATCAAAACTCCCCCCTGCCCGGGGTACTTTTCGATATTGTAAACAGAGGTCCCGACTGGTAGAGCTCCGAGAGGATAGGCATCCCCTTCAACAGCTCGCACTGCCATTGGAGGAATTGCACGGGATGTCCTTATTATCTGGCCTGGCTTCATATTCTCCGAAGCCAGGTAGTATTTTAACTCAGAACCATAACCCACTAGAGCTACGTGCGCTGTCCTGCAGCCGTCCTCGAAGACCGCGAGAACTTTTTCCTCTTTTGGGGGAGTGTCTATATCTGTAGGGCCGTCTCGCTTCCACTGAATCCAGTGGTATTTATGCTTTATTCCTCCGCCTATGCCCTTCGCCACGACTCTACCtgtttgaatatattttatttatttcaatgaaaatgtaaTCGGTGATTGATGTATGTAAAGGTAAAATAGTtgcaattttcagaaaaaacttCAGTAGCGAAacggtaaaacgagataagtcactttgCACTGGTGAccggtttttgatgaatatctggaAATGCAGGGGAGATAGATTTTGATCATGAGCTTTTTTGGCAAGCGAATTTAGTTGAATAAGAAATGTTATTACAAGAATTTCCTCCCTCATTTTTAAGAAAAGTAATCTCAAACTTAATTTGAATAGAATGGAGAGTTTTCTTAGATACATTGTTTGATGATTATGTATCAGATTGAAACCAAGAGTTTTTGGCTAAACTTGGCATAACTTTCGGTAGCCAAAAAGATTAGAGTCAAATAGCTGAGGTCAGTCTGCTGAATAATTagcgatttttcaattaaaaagttATCATTTTGGAGTGACAGAAATCCATTATAACCTGTAAATCTAGATTTGTGGAGAACTATTACAAGGAAAcagtttaaatttttgttcttaCCAAACAACACTAAGAATACAATTTTTGCCAGTGACATCTAAAATTTAACAGGAGATCGGcaatttaatgataattgaCGACAAATTGACGACACAAAAGAGGGCCACAAgagtattgataaaaaattgccaATGATCATAGTAATTTATTGCTCAACATAAACTCCCTCCTTTGATAAATTTAAGGATTTGTTGTTGATAGTAAATAAACAGTGGATTTACCAGTGATGGGATCCCGCCCCGCGAGATTGGTAACCTGCAAAGGTTCAACAGTGTACTCATCCTTGAAGTGGACGAACCTACGGTATGCTTGGCCATTGATTCCTGGTTTTGGTTTTTCAATGAGCCTCCAGGACTTAGTCCCTCGCGTTTGATGCACTTGACACACTGCAGGTGAGTTCAGTAAGAGTATATCGGATAAATTTTTGGTGAAGATACTTCGGAGCACCGTGCACGCCGCCATGATTCCTTCCGACTGGAGGGGGTGCACGCCTTGTCGATAAAACAGGTTTCCATTTGAATTTGATATCAGAGATTAATACGGGAGGTTGCTGACGCTTATGGAGCGCCTTGAACCACGGACACATAGTTAGAAggtaattaacgaattttgaGATGAATCTAATCTCAATCATTTGGGAATAGTTTAGGAAAGTTTAGGAATACATTCGCATAGTTTAGGAactaatagtttatttataattaatgactctTTTATTGGCGTATAGTTAGCAGGTGGAGCAGATGATAAGTTCGAATCTTAATCGGATTTGCATAGATCGATGTAACATAATTTGGGAAgtctaaaaaacattaattcagagtttaggaattaactgttattatttaattaatggttttcTAATTGTGACTGGGGGGcaggctgcgcatgcgcatacgcCCTTGTGGCCGAGGGTATACAGGGTCCCCTTTAGCCTCCTGCTGGTGGTGCaccggcatgttttgggggtaattttgaaccgaaaagtccttttccacttttcgctcggacgcacccctatcgagatattggggtgaaaagcacggccaatggggcgcgagagagagggggaaagatatttctctctcactcattggcaattttaaaacaatcctttggaggggggggaggtgattagattagataattaatgtttaaaattgtcgaaataGATGTCGAAATTCCCAGGGgatggctcgcgattttcgcggaatccggagcaataaacgtgttttcttgattatcaagtaaacaaatggatttacggccttttgtcacaagacattttttgcagagaatcaaattttctacaacaaatgtcttatggTGGCATCCGGTAAATCCattagtttatttaataattggatttaaaattttaaccaaaatcctcaatttattaataaacttatacattttcgcgatttttacaTAAGATAGTCGTTTTCTGGgtttcgggggggggggtgatgattagaccccccccccccaaggattctcttgaaattgccaatgagtgagagagaaatatctttccccctctctctcgcgccccattggccgtgcttttcaccccaatgtctcgataggggtgcgtccgagcgaaaagtggacaaggacttttcggttcgaaattacccccaaaacatgccggtGCACCACCAGCAGGAGGCTAAAGGGGACCCTGTATACCCTCGGCCACAAGGgcgtatgcgcatgcgcagcctgCCCCCCAGTCACAATTAgaaaaccattaattaaataataacagttaattcctaaactctgaattaatgttttttagacTTCCCAAATTATGTTACATCGATCTATGCAAATCCGATTAAGATTCGAACTTATCATCTGCTCCACCTGCTAACTATACGCCAATAAAagagtcattaattataaataaactattagtTCCTAAACTATGCGAATGTATTCCTAAACTTTCCTAAACTATTCCCAAATGATTGAGATTAGATTCATCtcaaaattcgttaattaccTTCTAACTATGTGTCCGTCCTTGAACCGCAAAATTTGTGGCGGTGGAACATGAACTACGATGGTGAACGTGCCAGTCGGTAGGGCATTACCGTGGAGAACTGCCACGAAATTTTGCTATTGAAGCCTCTCCATAAGCGTCATAATCTTTGTTGATATGTTCATAATTTTTGAAGCCTCGAACAATTCCATTTGTGTATGTAATATCAATCATTATTCATTATgagtaattgataatttataaggttttttggggtttgaaatgTCGGTAAAACAGTACCCCCTTGACTCCGATCAATGTCACCGTGTTGAAATATTCTATCGACAATTCCCAAAATTTGCGAAACTAACGCTAATTAAATCGCATTTCATTGCatagaaataaattcaaataagttgaataaaaaaaattgcacgagcgttattaattttcaaatacatCTATTTCTTAGTTACCTAACAATAAATTCCGAAATAATGCGAACTTTTCCAAAGCAATTTACCGAcaacaaaaaatcaaagaatgaaaaaattgaaatttcagggaaataaTTGTTTCTTTTATTGGCTACGCATCAATTCTGTTTGCAATGGAATCTAATTGGGCTAGACTTAGACCTCTCATacgataatatttttaaatctaaTTCAAAGAAagttataataaataaactgctaattcaaaaattcattttttcgaatCGGACGCATTTGAACTATTTGACCGCCTCTACAGGTGATCACGTGATTAACATGGCGACTAGCCTTGTGCATCGTAAATAAGGTTTGGCGTTAGCTTCTCCCATTTTCATCAATTAGGACGGTAAATTAActagaataattataaataaaagtccAGTGAGGTAACAGGTGTACACAGAAGTCGTTTTAAGTTTGAATTAATGCTTATTCTGATGATGTGTGGTCTCGGACAGCCGCTGAAAAATTTCACCCGCCAAAATTCTCGAGTTTCCCGGCATTCTACGCGCGACTGGGATCTGAACGAAGAATTTGGCGTTTTGaacaatatatttatatattgcCGGCATATATTCGAGAAGTATCACGGTAAAgttattacaataattatacatAAAGGTATAATAAGCCTAATGCGATGGGCAAAAGCTGGTTTATCATGGACTAGAGGTTTATTTGGGTGAATTATGGGGAAGGGAGCCGTGATCTCTGTCCTCAAAAGTGAtttagtctatcctctttgacgtaaatcatcaaaattattatgaataaCGATTTAATAATGCAACAAGACTATTatcggaaaattaaaatttttttagagatATGCAGTTGCcagacaatgaaaaaatattctataatatCCCAATTAAACAGACAACATCAGTATTCCAACCACTGTGGGACGTTACaaggaatttcaattaattaataattgcagTTTTGATCATTGTATCCCTTAATAACACTTCTGTGAAATTATGGGATAATTGGTTCAGACCGACAGTTCTATGTCTCTCATGAGGACAAACTTTTGCTTGTGTTCTCGTAAATGATTTATTCTTTTCCGTCGTGTCTATCGAGTCAGTCGCTAACGAACACgagttcataaaaaattctctcttgGAATCCTGTTCCTGTTCAGAATGCGTTACTTTGCGATGTGATGTTGTTGATTTATAGTTGTCTTTGGCGTTTGTCGACTGCTGGTTAATGGATATTCTATATCTGAAATTGTAAAATTGGGGAAGTCAAGGACTGCGAaggataaaatattattttcgatttttaatgACTTGTTTATCAAATACTGCGGTTCATTTTTGTAAAATctctcgtttttcgccaatggGGTCTTATCATCTTCCAAAAAACTTCGGGAATCTTGATCTGcggaattttgaattttggaaatatagGAATAGGTGAATAAAAGTTCTGACAAGTGGTAATGATCTAATCCGAAGGTAAAGTACTTGAAGTCCGTTGGTTTCTGGGCTCCTTCTCTGTTTTGAACTGAACACTTTGgttcattattattcataaggcttttttcatttataattgCTTGTAATCTAAGGGAAGCAAGAAGGAATCAGTACTGGAAGATATGATAGAATCAGTCGACGTTAATCTCTCACTTGTAGTGGTTCAAGTTCTTGCGGTGAAAGGCTATAATGGTGTCGTGATTGAATAGTCAATATCGCAGCAATTGTATGTTTCTGATCTATCTACATGATGTGCTTTGCAAAAAATTAGTGTGTTGGGGGTGCCAGGCTTTGACAGAAGACCACCGTAAGCCCAAAtcgataaatagaaaaaattccattttagtAATTAAAAGGAGTTTAAATTTGGTACACTGAGAGACTGATGATTATTCACCATCATTTACGGTCATTTGTGATACATTATTTACGCTCTATGAATAACCGACTGGCAAAATGACaatttaaaatgttgaaacaaCGGAATTCTATTTTCGTATGAAAGAACATGCACCCAACAAAATTACTCCATAGAATGTGCGATATTTTACGCTCAGTGTCGAGTATGTGGAGAAATCAATGAATCCTGTCCAGagaaactgatgaaaaattctcaactttTCAAAACCACCATAAATATGCAAATTATGTCATAGCCCACTTTGGTTGATGTCCGAgtgctttcaattttttgaatgtATCAATTGGTGAATATGAAATTACCTCCCCATTTAGAGACTGgtttgattgaaaataatttgaaacattttaaataaatgaaaaacgcATTTAGTGGGCGATAATTAAATCAACCTGCGTGGTATATTTCAGAgtcattataattaatattattattagattTTTCCATCTTATTTATGTctgaataatattaaaattcataaaagaTTAGGTCGCTCAATCATTCAGCTCGTAAAAATCGTCGAAATTACGGGTAAAAAATATGACGATGCGTTGTGTCATAGGCCTCTCAATCGgcagaagaaattttttcatacaatCATTAGTTAtcaatgttaaaaaattaatatagacCTATATAGGCTGAATTAAGATTGATATGTGAATTTTGGATTACTATATGAATTAATAGATAATGAATATAAGATCAAATATTAGTAtagttatgaaaattgaataattcactcGATAATTAAACTACTGTTAAAATTATGGGATAAATCCAAGCTTACTGTCTTGACTTGACTGGAGAAATATACTGAACTCGGAATTTTTTCGGGTTGACGATTTCGTatcgataatttttgaaaGTCTGAAGATTCACAGCCACCATCAGCATCATGTggttgaagatttttttgagCACTACAGGGAATGCAGGCACCTTTGCTAATGCTGCCAGTCCATCGTAGTATTTCCATCCATCATTAAGAAATTTGAGGATGTATCGTACCTAGGAGAAATCAACAAGAAGaacaaaatattatatttcgaTTGGACACCTTATAAAACGCAAATTTAGTTTAGCGTCGGATTTCTTCGATACTCCtggaattaatttgatttttaaagagCTCGCGAAGTCAGATAAACTCTTTCTATCATTGCTCAATTAAAACAAAACTCGAATAATCTCGAAATGCCTACAATTTTCTAGAATACCAATAGATGGCCCCTCTGCATAAGAATTTTAAAGTAGAAAACTAAGTCATGATTCTGTCATTTTAAGCTTTAATATGCATTatgttaaatattaaatttaaacatCTTCAATTGTTTCTATCATTGAAGCGCTTTATATTTCGATTAATAGGTGTTTTATAGTATATCataaattatttggataaatgTGCTATACGAAAACTGGAAAGAATTCTTTCCGCTCCTTACAAACgtctaaaatataaaatatttcaaaaatctaTGCATATATATACACATAACAAAAATTAGAGAAAACTCGAattagagagagaaaaaatccgTTTTACATTATAATacatgataaaataatttaaataataatatttgcctgtatattcaatattaattaatttttttataacactaGAAAAGGTCTATGGGTCTGTTTGACTCCTGTGGCTTAACTGGAAGTTATCATTAAAagttgaaaatgaaaagaaaatgttaATCGTTTTTTTACACgaacgaaaaacaaaaatattttccgtcattttcatataaactatataattatcatatatatctatatatatataattataaataagtatgatattaattatataCATATAATAATCATGTCATGGCGAAATGGACCGGCAACTTAAAACGTTACTGTTCTTTCAAACAGCGTATTACTCCTTCTATCAAAAGCCAGTTTTCCGCAGTACCTGATATAAGATCCATTACTTACTGGAAATCCATCGTCCAGCAACTTTAGTTTTTCTTCGAGCATATTGGTTCGCATTTCCATGGGTGAGGGAAGTTCGAGTCGGCCTTCCAGGAGTCCCATAATGTATTGCGATTGGATATAGGCCAGCGGGATATTAAAAGAGGTGTCTGGAAGTCCCATGAAGAACAAATTCGGCATCTCAGTGTGGATTAAGTGTTTGTAGAGTGGCTCCACGTGGTTATCAGCAGTCGAAAGTTCGATGCGGTCCGATAGAAATGGATAGGTGAATTTGTATCCTGAGAAttgagtttggaaaattcaaatttttgtcATATGCTGGACTGAATGTTAATGTTTTCATAATTACCGGTGCAGTAGATAATGTCATCGACTTCTGCTGTTGTGTCATCGTCGAAGGTCAGGGTATTGCCATTAATGCTGATGAGGCCAGCTCGCAACTCGATGTTCTTGGGCATCTGAAGGGTTACATCACCCTTATTGTGGCTCAGGTAGATCTGTCGAATGATTTAATAGGTTTAACGAAAGCTATTGGATGATAACTGCAAGTTGTTTTCTGGCAATGGGCCCAAGGCCTTCAGCCAATGATTAGATATTTATCTTTCTATATTTAGGGAATGTTTCTCGTGATAAATTCCTTTGAGAAACAATCAATAAATTGCGAATTCTCTTGGTTTTCGGATTAGACTCAAGCACAAAAACCTTTTCTataaactaaatttttttttccactgggaTTTCGCCAGATTCTCGCAGAACATTTTGCGCAGGTGTAAATATAAATTCCGACTGAATGACCGTCGATTTGTAGAATTTTCTTAACATTCAAGACTAtttaaattatattataactatttttttattagtttaaattttatttattcagttatTCAACTTACTTTAGTCACATGTGGTGATAAGTCAAAAGCGATATCAAATCCTGATTCCCCGAGGCCAAGTATACATACTGTTCTGCCAGAGTAATACTCTGGGTGCCTGTAATCATGGCTATGAATGGCAGTTCCGGGAAATGTATCGCTACCATtaatttccggaattttacCAATTGTCAAATGGCCATTGCTTATAATAACCGCATCAAAGTCACTACTCTCTACGGTATCGGTGAGGAGGTTCTTATGAGAAACTCTGTAGGTTGTTTTGCCACGCCATGATGTGTTCGGTTCAACATATGTTACCAGAGTGTTCAACTATGGGCgttaatgtatttttaaaaaatattttttatttttgagctTAAAATAACATCTGAGacaaaatataatatattatatattatatgcaTAGCTTATAATAACAGAGGTTCGGGTTTGCCCatggaaataatattttcgtcatgaattttttcttacCTTTATATGACGGTAAAGCCCAAAATGACGTGTAtagttttgtaaatatttcttaatcACACTGTGATGGACATAAGAAGGTCCAGTTACTTTTGGAAATGGAAAATCCGGCATCGTCATGATTTCCTTAGGTACATTTGTCCTACAAatgtcatttaaaattttcaagactGAAAAATTTTGGTGAAGTTTGAggtttgaaaaattgacttgCCAAAGGGATTTGCGTTTAACTCTACGTGGAAGGGAATTTcatagattatttttcccacccaaatttcagccaatagaattgcaccatttgttgatattttgtatagcctacctcgaatatcagcgattattttttgaatattttggtaaacaaacgacacttaaccaaataaacctcttttcatgtcatggcacaattctcttggccgaaatttggataggaaaaataatcccctgaataccactcgagcttcaaaattatagaatatttccctctaggttccctgcatacaa of the Diachasmimorpha longicaudata isolate KC_UGA_2023 chromosome 13, iyDiaLong2, whole genome shotgun sequence genome contains:
- the LOC135168964 gene encoding large ribosomal subunit protein uL2m, with product MAACTVLRSIFTKNLSDILLLNSPAVCQVHQTRGTKSWRLIEKPKPGINGQAYRRFVHFKDEYTVEPLQVTNLAGRDPITGRVVAKGIGGGIKHKYHWIQWKRDGPTDIDTPPKEEKVLAVFEDGCRTAHVALVGYGSELKYYLASENMKPGQIIRTSRAIPPMAVRAVEGDAYPLGALPVGTSVYNIEKYPGQGGVLINAAGTAGTIIRKDGPDRIIVQMPSKRLFSLHQSCLACVGRVSNILHGETPIGSAQKNRELGNRPRSGLWQRKTGRFGRKIKPPRPIKHYDPDGEEIHVQPLILTHPEFNTNLDCIRKPTVPVKIIKQELRPW
- the LOC135168352 gene encoding senecionine N-oxygenase-like encodes the protein MKTAKMFAILIIIFTLVFCSISFMIMLAHMRPDRTRVAIIGGGLCGLIATKHLGSKPQKFDLTVFERNREVGGMWVYTELTGLDSYGLPVHSGLYKNLKTNVPKEIMTMPDFPFPKVTGPSYVHHSVIKKYLQNYTRHFGLYRHIKLNTLVTYVEPNTSWRGKTTYRVSHKNLLTDTVESSDFDAVIISNGHLTIGKIPEINGSDTFPGTAIHSHDYRHPEYYSGRTVCILGLGESGFDIAFDLSPHVTKIYLSHNKGDVTLQMPKNIELRAGLISINGNTLTFDDDTTAEVDDIIYCTGYKFTYPFLSDRIELSTADNHVEPLYKHLIHTEMPNLFFMGLPDTSFNIPLAYIQSQYIMGLLEGRLELPSPMEMRTNMLEEKLKLLDDGFPVRYILKFLNDGWKYYDGLAALAKVPAFPVVLKKIFNHMMLMVAVNLQTFKNYRYEIVNPKKFRVQYISPVKSRQ